From a region of the Streptomyces tirandamycinicus genome:
- the fabG gene encoding 3-oxoacyl-ACP reductase FabG — protein MSAQPSRVAVVTGATSGIGLSVARSLAAAGHRVFLCARDADRVALTAKELRAEGHDVDGGSCDVRDVAQIEALVSAAVERYGPVEVLVNNAGRSGGGPTHTLPDELWDDVMATNLDGVFRVTRAALTTGRMREGSWGRIVNIASTGGKQGVVLGAPYSASKHGVVGFTKALGLELAKTGITVNAVCPGYVETPMAVRVRQGYAAAWETTEEEVLDRFHAKIPLGRYTTPDEVAGMVGYLLTDAAASVTAQAINICGGLGNY, from the coding sequence ATGTCCGCACAACCCAGCCGGGTCGCCGTCGTCACGGGTGCCACCAGCGGGATCGGCCTCTCCGTCGCCCGGTCGCTGGCCGCCGCCGGGCACCGCGTGTTCCTCTGCGCCCGGGACGCCGACCGGGTGGCGCTCACGGCCAAGGAACTGCGCGCGGAGGGCCACGACGTGGACGGCGGCTCCTGCGACGTACGCGACGTGGCGCAGATCGAGGCGCTGGTGTCCGCCGCGGTGGAGCGCTACGGGCCCGTCGAGGTCCTCGTCAACAACGCCGGCCGCAGCGGCGGCGGCCCGACCCACACCCTCCCCGACGAGCTGTGGGACGACGTGATGGCCACCAACCTCGACGGCGTCTTCCGGGTCACCCGCGCCGCCCTCACCACCGGCCGCATGCGGGAGGGGAGCTGGGGCCGGATCGTGAACATCGCCTCCACCGGCGGCAAGCAGGGAGTGGTGCTGGGCGCCCCCTACTCGGCGTCCAAGCACGGGGTCGTCGGCTTCACCAAGGCCCTGGGCCTGGAACTGGCCAAGACCGGTATCACCGTCAACGCCGTGTGCCCCGGCTATGTGGAGACACCCATGGCGGTGCGGGTGCGGCAGGGCTACGCCGCCGCCTGGGAGACCACGGAGGAGGAGGTACTCGACCGGTTCCACGCCAAGATCCCGCTCGGCCGCTACACCACGCCCGACGAGGTGGCGGGGATGGTCGGCTATCTGCTGACCGACGCGGCCGCATCCGTCACCGCGCAGGCGATCAACATCTGCGGCGGGCTGGGAAACTACTGA
- a CDS encoding nuclear transport factor 2 family protein codes for MSDETVHDTVHEIEVRAPAEAVFALVADAARWPVHFPPSVHVERLEGDDRQERLRIWATANGEVKSWTSRRELDRAALRVTYRQEESRAPVRSMSGEWLLEPLGEERTLVRFTHSFTAVDDAPEHVEWIRRAIDTNTGSELEALRRGAEEADAGLTFSFDDSVRVDGSAKDAYEFIRAADRWTERLPHVARVVLTEDTPNEQILEMDTLTADGGTHTTRSVRVCFPAERIVYKQIRTPALMAAHTGEWIFEEDARGCTVTSRHTVRIEPDAVTSVLGPEADVAAARTMIREALGRNSTATLRCAAEHARRLSGAEPVPAETYVAVQQFYARQMRLLDERRAGQWAETFAEDGVFVQNTAPEPLRGREAVAEAVRRNLARTADAPEQRRHVFSMLTVVPGPDGSLSTRCYAQVLVTPAGGPTRLHLSAVCEDELVPHGDGWLVGHRRVEHDGV; via the coding sequence ATGTCGGACGAGACCGTGCACGACACCGTCCACGAGATCGAGGTGCGAGCGCCCGCCGAGGCGGTGTTCGCCCTCGTCGCCGACGCCGCCCGCTGGCCGGTGCACTTCCCGCCGAGCGTCCATGTCGAGCGCCTGGAGGGCGATGACCGGCAGGAGCGGCTGAGGATCTGGGCGACCGCCAACGGGGAGGTCAAGAGCTGGACCTCGCGGCGTGAACTGGACCGCGCCGCACTGCGGGTGACCTATCGTCAGGAGGAGTCCCGGGCGCCGGTGCGGAGCATGAGCGGCGAGTGGCTGCTGGAGCCGCTCGGCGAGGAGCGGACCCTGGTGCGGTTCACCCACTCCTTCACCGCCGTCGACGACGCCCCGGAGCACGTCGAGTGGATCCGCCGGGCGATCGACACCAACACCGGGTCCGAGCTGGAGGCGCTGCGCCGGGGCGCCGAGGAGGCGGACGCCGGCCTCACCTTCAGCTTCGACGACAGCGTGCGCGTCGACGGATCGGCCAAGGACGCCTACGAGTTCATCCGTGCGGCCGACCGGTGGACCGAGCGGCTGCCGCACGTCGCCCGGGTCGTCCTCACCGAGGACACCCCGAACGAGCAGATCCTGGAGATGGACACGCTCACCGCGGACGGCGGGACCCACACCACGCGTTCGGTGCGGGTCTGCTTCCCGGCGGAACGGATCGTCTACAAGCAGATCCGGACACCGGCGCTGATGGCCGCGCACACCGGCGAGTGGATCTTCGAGGAGGACGCCCGGGGCTGCACCGTCACCTCGCGGCACACCGTGCGCATCGAGCCGGACGCGGTGACGAGCGTCCTCGGCCCGGAGGCCGACGTGGCCGCCGCCCGCACCATGATCCGGGAGGCACTCGGCCGCAACAGCACGGCGACGCTGCGGTGCGCGGCGGAGCACGCGCGGCGGCTGAGCGGCGCCGAGCCGGTCCCCGCGGAGACGTATGTCGCCGTGCAGCAGTTCTACGCGCGGCAGATGCGGCTGCTGGACGAGCGGCGGGCCGGTCAGTGGGCGGAGACGTTCGCCGAGGACGGCGTCTTCGTGCAGAACACCGCCCCCGAGCCGCTTCGCGGCCGGGAGGCCGTCGCGGAGGCCGTGCGCCGGAACCTCGCGCGGACGGCGGACGCACCGGAGCAGCGGCGGCATGTGTTCTCCATGCTCACCGTGGTGCCCGGCCCGGACGGCTCCCTGAGCACCCGGTGCTACGCGCAGGTCCTGGTGACCCCGGCCGGGGGGCCGACCAGGCTGCATCTGAGCGCGGTGTGCGAGGACGAACTGGTGCCGCACGGCGACGGCTGGCTGGTCGGCCACCGCAGGGTCGAGCACGACGGCGTCTGA